In Desulfovibrio sp. JC010, one genomic interval encodes:
- a CDS encoding dolichyl-phosphate beta-glucosyltransferase, whose translation MSDKNFEYYLSVVIPAYNEQERIADTLYTVKEFLDTQPYKSEIIIVDDGSRDWTTEVVKTVDIYNQEMKDQNVSAIMENVKNVGKGFSVARGMLRAKGKFVLFSDADLSTPIEEINKLLPVLEQGCDIAIGSRRMAESEVEKKPFYRDLMSFIFNSVVGLFAVRGIKDTQCGFKAFRNDVAHEIADKQKLYGFSFDVEQLFLARKLGYCIKEVPVKWEHAEGSKVDPLRDSIRMFMDVMRIRMLHKNL comes from the coding sequence ATGAGTGATAAAAACTTTGAATACTACCTTTCAGTAGTCATCCCGGCCTACAATGAACAGGAGCGTATTGCCGATACTCTGTACACGGTTAAGGAGTTCCTCGACACACAGCCGTACAAGAGCGAAATCATCATCGTGGATGACGGCAGCCGGGATTGGACTACTGAAGTGGTCAAGACTGTGGATATCTACAATCAGGAAATGAAGGACCAGAATGTCAGTGCTATCATGGAAAACGTGAAAAATGTGGGCAAGGGTTTTTCTGTGGCTCGGGGTATGCTTCGCGCCAAGGGAAAATTCGTGCTTTTTTCTGATGCCGATCTCTCCACGCCCATTGAGGAAATCAACAAGCTTCTGCCCGTGCTGGAGCAGGGTTGCGACATAGCCATCGGCTCAAGGCGAATGGCGGAGTCCGAAGTGGAGAAGAAACCTTTTTACCGCGACCTGATGAGCTTTATTTTCAATTCAGTGGTCGGTCTGTTTGCCGTGCGCGGCATCAAGGATACCCAGTGCGGATTCAAGGCTTTCCGCAATGATGTAGCTCACGAGATCGCGGATAAGCAAAAACTCTACGGTTTCAGCTTTGATGTGGAGCAGCTTTTTCTGGCCCGCAAGCTAGGCTATTGTATTAAGGAAGTGCCCGTAAAATGGGAGCATGCCGAAGGATCAAAAGTGGACCCGCTGCGCGATTCCATACGCATGTTCATGGATGTGATGCGCATTCGCATGCTGCATAAGAATTTGTAA
- a CDS encoding STAS domain-containing protein, translated as MLKVDIENINDICVVRPKTHRLDASAAVDFKNTLLKLIEEGNLRLLLNLENVDFIDSSGLGAIISAMRQVGVKGDIKLCDVAEQVEELLRLTRLNKVLESFPYEKDALEGY; from the coding sequence ATGCTGAAAGTTGATATTGAAAACATAAACGACATTTGTGTGGTCAGGCCGAAAACCCACCGCCTTGATGCCAGTGCTGCCGTTGATTTCAAAAACACCCTGCTTAAGCTTATTGAGGAAGGTAATTTGCGATTGCTGCTTAATTTGGAAAATGTGGATTTCATTGACAGTTCCGGGTTGGGCGCAATCATTTCCGCCATGCGTCAGGTAGGCGTGAAAGGTGACATCAAGCTCTGTGATGTAGCCGAACAGGTCGAAGAATTATTGCGGCTGACCAGACTTAACAAGGTTCTGGAAAGTTTCCCCTACGAGAAAGACGCGCTGGAAGGGTATTAA
- a CDS encoding glycosyltransferase has product MKQFYFSEYEHRKPYRPVPFSAGRQFLYQYLATINIAMGVWYFHWRWFYSLNTEALWFSIPLALAETLAFLSTALFIVNLWSNKDELVKPPPAMVSEIVTEKERPPEDRPISVDIFLPTYTEDPELVRYSIRDTKAVRYPHPVDIKIHVLDDGKREEMHAVALEEGVNYLTREDNRGFKAGNLRNAMELTHGDIIVILDADTRPFPQFLERTLGYFRDPDVAWVQTPQWFYDIPEGERLESLLKRKIGARAGTLGTFIEGIFGPVNVGKDIFGSDPRMFYDCIQRRRMNYNASFCCGAGSLHRREAVLRAALLRYMDEVEHHAREASRDMDDPELAEAVRLGAARGFMSDTEVTPYKYHVSEDIYTSMLLHADRSREWKSIHHAEVLSKMLSPQDLEAYLTQNFKYAGGTLDLLRRDNPLTLPGLNPGQRMMYFASTFSYFAAFWMIIFLITPPIFYFTGLVPVKGFDLDFFIHILTFQIISQITFMLGTWGVNTLRNVQYYVAFFPLNIKAIWTVLKGKTIKFKVTPKDSSDQARLDLVVPQLCMIALNVAGILWYLGRMALGYEYDLMGFIIATFWSCLNMSSLMVIVRAATWKTDESRLL; this is encoded by the coding sequence ATGAAACAATTCTATTTCTCGGAATATGAACACAGGAAACCGTATCGCCCGGTGCCGTTTTCGGCAGGGCGGCAGTTTCTGTACCAGTATCTGGCGACCATCAATATAGCCATGGGCGTCTGGTATTTTCACTGGCGCTGGTTCTATTCCCTGAATACGGAAGCACTCTGGTTTTCCATCCCTCTGGCACTGGCTGAGACTTTGGCTTTTCTGAGTACGGCTTTGTTTATTGTCAATCTTTGGTCCAATAAGGACGAGCTCGTTAAGCCGCCTCCGGCCATGGTCAGTGAAATTGTGACTGAAAAGGAACGTCCGCCCGAAGACCGGCCCATCAGCGTGGATATTTTTCTGCCCACTTATACCGAAGACCCGGAGCTGGTGCGTTATTCCATCCGCGATACCAAAGCGGTACGCTATCCCCATCCTGTGGACATAAAAATTCATGTGCTGGATGACGGTAAGCGGGAGGAGATGCACGCTGTGGCTCTTGAGGAAGGCGTCAATTATCTCACCCGCGAGGACAACCGGGGGTTCAAAGCCGGGAATTTGCGCAATGCCATGGAACTTACCCACGGTGACATCATCGTCATTCTGGACGCTGACACCCGTCCGTTCCCGCAATTTCTGGAACGGACCCTGGGTTATTTTCGGGACCCGGATGTGGCCTGGGTTCAGACTCCGCAATGGTTTTACGATATTCCTGAAGGGGAGCGGCTTGAATCGCTGCTTAAGCGCAAGATTGGCGCACGGGCGGGGACACTGGGTACTTTCATAGAGGGGATCTTTGGTCCGGTGAATGTAGGAAAAGATATTTTTGGCAGTGACCCGCGCATGTTTTACGATTGCATCCAGCGGCGGCGCATGAATTACAATGCTTCGTTCTGCTGCGGTGCGGGGTCTCTGCATCGGCGTGAGGCAGTGCTGCGGGCCGCTTTGCTGCGCTACATGGATGAAGTGGAGCACCATGCCCGCGAAGCCAGCAGGGACATGGATGACCCGGAGCTTGCCGAGGCTGTGCGGCTTGGGGCGGCGCGCGGTTTCATGTCCGATACTGAGGTCACGCCTTACAAATACCACGTCTCCGAAGACATCTACACTTCCATGCTCCTGCATGCGGATCGCAGCCGGGAGTGGAAATCCATCCACCACGCGGAAGTGCTTTCCAAGATGCTCTCCCCGCAGGATCTCGAAGCCTATTTGACCCAGAATTTCAAGTACGCAGGCGGCACACTGGACCTTTTGCGCCGGGATAATCCTCTGACCCTGCCCGGTTTGAATCCGGGGCAGCGGATGATGTATTTTGCCTCCACTTTTTCCTATTTCGCGGCCTTTTGGATGATCATTTTCCTGATCACCCCGCCCATTTTTTATTTCACCGGGCTGGTTCCGGTGAAAGGATTCGACCTTGATTTCTTTATCCACATTCTCACCTTTCAGATCATCAGCCAGATTACTTTCATGCTCGGAACATGGGGAGTAAATACCTTGCGTAACGTGCAATATTACGTGGCTTTCTTCCCGCTGAATATCAAGGCCATCTGGACCGTGCTTAAAGGGAAAACCATCAAATTCAAGGTCACGCCCAAAGACAGCTCCGATCAGGCAAGGCTTGATCTGGTTGTGCCGCAGCTATGCATGATCGCGCTCAATGTGGCAGGGATTCTCTGGTATCTGGGCCGCATGGCCCTTGGATACGAATACGATCTTATGGGCTTCATCATCGCCACCTTTTGGTCCTGTCTGAACATGTCTTCGCTGATGGTGATAGTCCGCGCCGCCACATGGAAAACAGATGAGAGTAGATTATTATGA
- a CDS encoding DUF3131 domain-containing protein, with amino-acid sequence MSLKQQIMEMRSQIAVVLGLITTGFIIFFLTDLSHLQEKRVLLDTEGKGKAVLAIDFSDNIPSPGLRNLTGEEMTMARTAWKYFESNYNPDTGLADSVAGFHFTTLWDTASYLLGLISVHRLEIIDDAQFHTRMEKALDALERIPLYNGELPNKAYDTKSLSMTDYQNKPSETGTGWSAIDIGRLFVPLNVILYEYSEYTPRVRKIISRWDYTRMFKDGVLYGVTYKNGVEQLNQEGRLGYEEYVSKSFALLGFDISEAYSYLDHTGRVEIEGVEVPVDIRPSAIFGAHTYALSEPYILDGIEFGFDHYSREFAYRIYLAQEQRYENEGILTAVTETALNEDPYFVYNTVYGEGKKWACITSEGLQSPDWRTLSTKGALGWHVLYETDYTAKLVKKISGLTTDENGFYAGIYEDDGRVNAVNTCNTNGIILETLYYKKFGPFLRIQGKGN; translated from the coding sequence ATGAGCCTGAAACAACAAATTATGGAAATGCGCAGTCAGATTGCAGTTGTTCTGGGGTTGATAACTACTGGATTCATCATATTTTTCCTGACCGACTTAAGTCATCTGCAGGAAAAGCGTGTGCTTCTTGATACGGAAGGCAAAGGTAAAGCCGTCCTCGCCATAGATTTTTCCGACAACATTCCAAGCCCGGGCCTGCGTAACCTCACAGGCGAAGAAATGACCATGGCCCGCACGGCATGGAAATACTTCGAAAGTAATTACAATCCCGATACCGGGCTGGCCGATTCCGTGGCCGGATTCCATTTTACCACACTCTGGGATACGGCTTCTTACCTGCTGGGGCTGATCTCAGTCCACCGTCTGGAAATCATTGATGACGCTCAATTCCACACTCGTATGGAAAAGGCTCTGGATGCTTTGGAACGCATCCCGCTTTATAACGGCGAATTGCCTAACAAGGCCTACGATACCAAGTCACTATCCATGACCGACTACCAGAACAAACCCTCCGAGACCGGAACCGGTTGGAGTGCTATCGATATTGGACGGCTTTTCGTGCCCTTGAATGTTATTCTCTATGAGTACAGCGAGTATACGCCACGGGTGCGCAAGATTATCTCGCGCTGGGATTATACCCGCATGTTCAAGGATGGTGTGCTCTACGGGGTTACTTATAAAAATGGTGTGGAACAGCTCAATCAGGAAGGGCGTCTGGGATACGAGGAATACGTTTCCAAATCTTTTGCCTTGCTCGGTTTCGATATCAGTGAGGCTTACAGCTATCTTGATCACACCGGGCGGGTGGAAATCGAAGGTGTCGAGGTTCCGGTGGATATCCGGCCTTCAGCCATTTTCGGGGCGCACACCTATGCGCTCAGCGAGCCGTATATTCTGGACGGCATCGAATTCGGCTTTGATCATTACTCACGGGAATTTGCTTACCGCATCTATTTGGCACAGGAACAGCGTTACGAAAACGAAGGTATCCTCACCGCAGTAACTGAGACTGCGCTCAATGAGGACCCGTACTTTGTTTACAACACGGTTTACGGCGAAGGTAAGAAGTGGGCCTGCATTACTTCCGAAGGTTTGCAGTCCCCGGACTGGCGGACTCTTTCCACCAAGGGCGCGCTGGGCTGGCATGTTCTCTACGAGACTGATTACACTGCCAAACTGGTAAAGAAAATTTCAGGTTTAACAACTGATGAAAACGGCTTTTATGCCGGAATTTACGAGGATGATGGACGGGTTAATGCAGTCAATACCTGCAACACCAACGGTATTATCCTCGAAACACTTTATTACAAGAAATTCGGTCCTTTTCTGCGTATTCAGGGCAAGGGGAATTGA
- a CDS encoding DUF3131 domain-containing protein has product MHSSNNEPFAYRAATEEIKPRSVSSSNSLWSNDDPAQLTDKQRQMAASAWAYFTRTVFPETGLPQGAVGSDTLTMDNVAGYLAALTCAKRIGVLEDIEFHERMTKLVTWLNKMQLNSLGVPNSFYSGRTGQSLNGISQPGEDGHSALDLGRLLIWLRIVRNEFPTHASAIDRAVLRWNFRKLIDADGLLYGSYYRDGGLHSYREGRFGKLQYAAKGFALWGFEIAASMKSDNTSLITVNNILLPFDNRYSHISPIPRPQGEPLQIGAVTTAEPLLDGLEFDWKIPVTMIDSGTWKLDLKSLQLARSTYAVQKSRYEKEGKLTARTAHNLDRPPYFVIDSVFALGDPFATMDKSGKPEAGQACVSTSAAFQLWAMFEGPYTDLLMGSVETLFDQYGGWYAGFYEDGGATNKAISLNDNAVILESLAFVLKGPLFKTNPQPGYFELTLEAESFGAQGVPASKFQSQIQPMLNTGKAEPQP; this is encoded by the coding sequence ATGCACAGCAGCAATAATGAACCGTTTGCTTACCGCGCTGCCACGGAAGAAATTAAACCGCGTAGCGTTTCATCATCCAATTCTCTCTGGTCCAATGATGACCCCGCACAACTGACTGATAAACAGCGACAAATGGCAGCCAGCGCATGGGCTTACTTCACTCGCACGGTTTTTCCGGAAACCGGTTTGCCGCAGGGCGCGGTGGGCAGCGACACCCTGACCATGGATAACGTGGCCGGATACCTCGCCGCTTTGACCTGCGCCAAGCGGATCGGGGTGCTGGAAGACATTGAATTTCATGAGCGCATGACCAAACTGGTTACATGGCTGAATAAGATGCAGCTCAACTCGCTGGGTGTGCCGAATAGTTTTTACAGCGGGCGCACCGGGCAATCACTGAACGGGATCAGTCAGCCCGGTGAGGACGGGCATTCGGCCCTTGATCTCGGGCGGCTGCTGATCTGGCTGCGTATTGTGCGCAATGAGTTCCCCACCCATGCCTCTGCCATTGACCGTGCGGTGCTGCGCTGGAATTTCCGTAAACTAATTGATGCGGATGGGTTGCTTTACGGTTCCTATTACCGTGACGGCGGGTTGCATTCCTATCGTGAAGGCCGTTTTGGAAAGTTGCAATATGCCGCGAAAGGTTTTGCGCTTTGGGGATTTGAAATTGCTGCATCAATGAAGTCGGACAATACCTCGCTGATCACCGTCAACAACATTTTGCTGCCCTTTGATAACCGCTATTCACATATTTCTCCCATTCCCCGTCCGCAGGGAGAGCCGCTCCAGATCGGCGCAGTGACCACAGCTGAACCGTTACTGGACGGTCTTGAATTTGATTGGAAAATTCCTGTTACTATGATTGATTCCGGGACTTGGAAACTAGACTTAAAATCCTTGCAGCTGGCCCGTTCCACATATGCGGTTCAGAAGTCACGGTATGAAAAAGAAGGCAAGCTGACTGCACGTACTGCTCATAATCTGGATCGCCCGCCGTATTTTGTAATCGATTCTGTTTTTGCACTGGGCGATCCTTTTGCCACTATGGATAAATCAGGTAAGCCGGAAGCCGGACAGGCTTGCGTATCTACCAGTGCCGCATTCCAGCTCTGGGCCATGTTTGAAGGGCCGTACACCGACTTGCTCATGGGCAGTGTGGAAACGCTCTTTGATCAATACGGCGGCTGGTATGCAGGATTTTACGAGGATGGAGGTGCTACAAACAAAGCCATTTCTTTGAATGATAACGCGGTAATTTTGGAGTCACTGGCTTTTGTGCTTAAAGGTCCGCTGTTCAAAACCAATCCGCAGCCCGGATATTTCGAACTGACCCTTGAGGCTGAATCTTTTGGTGCGCAGGGGGTGCCCGCATCCAAATTCCAGTCTCAAATCCAGCCCATGCTGAACACCGGAAAAGCGGAGCCGCAGCCATGA
- a CDS encoding DUF3131 domain-containing protein, translating into MIARTLKYVFMLSVLLALLGASVCMAEIKPATRQIPRQGPLTEREMDWARTAWSYFQNNVNPETGLAGAQPNYSPFTMWDLGAHMGAILSANELGLIDDKEFDSRMRKIISWLNVMELFRGDLPNQFYSADNGAMVDWANQPGALGWSALDLGRLLIWLRIIKERHPEYAEQIDRALMRWNWTKLLDRNGTMFGASYYQRDENNLIRYAEGRLGYEEYAARGFGLWGADTTAASAIHPYSTVTVYGVPIPFDARDPENEHAPNFVVTENFVLDGIEHNWDLPENRNTNVYRHTDPMQAKFAWAVYKAQEGRFLNTGILTAKTEDAVDQAPYFVYDTILGHGIPYATLSHEGKAMPELACLNTKAALGLWVLFKSDYTDLLAEVASTMFEPGKGFYVGRYEKTGKINRAITMNGNGVIMEILLYKVQGKLLKYSNKKSYWDKFFEKNSLPSKALPPWKYQPYITIHKYDP; encoded by the coding sequence ATGATCGCACGGACTCTCAAATATGTTTTCATGCTCAGCGTGCTGCTTGCGCTGCTTGGTGCTTCTGTATGCATGGCGGAAATCAAACCTGCCACGCGCCAGATTCCGCGTCAGGGACCGCTTACCGAGCGTGAAATGGACTGGGCCAGAACCGCGTGGAGCTACTTTCAGAACAACGTCAACCCAGAAACCGGACTGGCCGGGGCGCAGCCCAACTATTCTCCTTTCACCATGTGGGATCTCGGCGCGCACATGGGTGCCATTCTTTCGGCCAATGAACTGGGGCTGATTGACGACAAGGAATTTGATTCGCGCATGCGCAAAATCATTTCATGGCTGAATGTCATGGAACTTTTCCGCGGTGACCTGCCCAACCAGTTTTACAGCGCGGACAACGGAGCCATGGTCGATTGGGCCAACCAGCCCGGCGCACTTGGTTGGTCCGCCCTTGATCTTGGCAGGCTGCTTATCTGGCTGCGCATTATCAAGGAACGCCATCCCGAATACGCGGAACAGATCGACCGGGCACTCATGCGTTGGAACTGGACCAAGCTGCTCGATCGCAATGGAACCATGTTCGGGGCCAGCTATTACCAGCGCGATGAAAACAACCTTATCCGCTATGCCGAAGGCCGCCTCGGTTACGAGGAATATGCCGCTCGTGGATTCGGCCTCTGGGGCGCGGATACTACCGCCGCTTCCGCAATCCATCCCTATTCCACAGTCACGGTTTACGGCGTGCCTATCCCATTCGATGCCCGTGACCCGGAAAACGAGCACGCTCCCAACTTTGTTGTAACTGAGAATTTTGTGCTCGACGGTATTGAGCACAATTGGGATCTGCCTGAAAACCGTAACACAAACGTATACCGCCACACCGATCCCATGCAGGCCAAGTTTGCGTGGGCGGTTTACAAAGCGCAGGAAGGGCGGTTTCTGAATACCGGAATCCTCACCGCCAAGACCGAGGATGCCGTGGATCAGGCTCCATATTTTGTTTACGACACCATCCTCGGACACGGCATCCCCTACGCCACTTTGAGTCACGAAGGTAAGGCCATGCCGGAACTGGCCTGTTTGAACACCAAGGCTGCTCTCGGCCTCTGGGTGCTTTTCAAGTCTGATTACACCGACCTTTTAGCCGAAGTGGCCTCGACCATGTTTGAACCGGGCAAGGGGTTTTACGTGGGGCGTTATGAAAAAACAGGCAAGATCAACCGGGCCATCACCATGAACGGGAACGGGGTAATCATGGAAATCCTGCTCTACAAAGTGCAGGGCAAGCTGCTTAAATACAGCAACAAGAAAAGTTATTGGGACAAGTTTTTTGAAAAGAATTCTTTACCGTCAAAGGCCCTGCCTCCATGGAAATATCAACCGTATATAACGATACACAAGTATGATCCATAA
- a CDS encoding DUF3131 domain-containing protein has product MYETVKCGFDFEDRGDIVLTNCHRLSDRGQLFAEVAWTYFEKNYNPQTGLVNAAENYPYTSIGEIAAYLSALISAHEMDLLDERRFCQRVGKLVEWLNAMELYAGELPNLIYNSHTGRMVGFDMKPGKAGFSSMDIGRLLIWLRVLKTKYPLFAEGVDRAVLRWNFCMVIDKNDTLRSGRFVNGKTEFIHEGRLGWEGYAARGYEMWGIGVKSSVPSPLRYIEIYGRKIPYDPRDSITTGVPVYLTSTPFLLEGMEFGYSDLGKPEEHHSGDDALERCAIARGIYEIQEERYRREGIMTARSENGVDKPPYAVIGTITAEGKLWPTISRGGEMHYDLAMFSTRAIFGMWSLWDTDYTKFIMAAAACCFFEEGRGWFEGRYEKNWRINKVMVLETNAVVLEALLHRLDGALVKVAKEPSYIDFYLRKELPMSDFPRCLPKRQREDL; this is encoded by the coding sequence GTGTACGAAACAGTCAAATGCGGCTTCGATTTCGAAGACCGTGGCGATATTGTGCTGACCAATTGCCACCGTCTCTCGGATCGTGGGCAACTTTTTGCCGAGGTGGCGTGGACCTATTTCGAGAAGAATTACAATCCCCAGACCGGGCTGGTCAACGCGGCGGAGAATTATCCCTACACCTCCATAGGTGAGATTGCTGCTTACCTTTCCGCACTTATTTCGGCTCATGAAATGGATCTTCTGGATGAACGCCGTTTCTGCCAGCGGGTGGGCAAGTTGGTGGAGTGGCTCAATGCCATGGAGCTTTACGCCGGGGAGCTGCCTAATCTTATTTACAATTCGCATACCGGGCGCATGGTCGGCTTTGACATGAAACCGGGTAAGGCCGGATTCTCGTCCATGGATATCGGGCGGCTGCTGATCTGGTTGCGGGTGCTGAAAACCAAATATCCGCTCTTTGCCGAGGGTGTGGACCGGGCCGTGCTGCGTTGGAATTTCTGTATGGTTATCGATAAAAACGACACCTTGCGCAGTGGGCGTTTTGTGAACGGCAAGACTGAGTTCATCCATGAAGGCCGGTTGGGCTGGGAAGGGTATGCCGCGCGTGGCTATGAAATGTGGGGCATTGGTGTGAAGTCTTCTGTTCCTTCGCCACTCAGGTATATTGAAATTTACGGGCGCAAAATTCCCTATGATCCGCGTGATTCCATTACCACCGGGGTCCCGGTTTATCTCACATCCACACCGTTTTTGCTGGAGGGGATGGAGTTCGGTTATTCGGATCTGGGCAAGCCTGAAGAACATCACAGCGGTGACGATGCCCTCGAACGTTGCGCCATTGCCCGTGGAATTTATGAAATTCAGGAAGAGCGTTACCGCCGTGAGGGGATCATGACTGCCCGTAGCGAAAACGGGGTCGACAAGCCGCCATATGCGGTCATCGGCACCATAACTGCCGAGGGTAAGCTCTGGCCGACCATCTCCCGTGGCGGGGAAATGCATTATGATCTGGCCATGTTTTCCACCCGGGCAATCTTCGGCATGTGGTCCCTCTGGGATACGGATTACACTAAATTCATCATGGCTGCAGCGGCCTGCTGTTTTTTTGAGGAAGGACGCGGCTGGTTCGAAGGGCGCTACGAGAAGAACTGGCGTATCAATAAGGTCATGGTGCTGGAGACAAATGCGGTGGTCCTCGAGGCTTTGCTGCACCGCTTGGACGGTGCGCTGGTGAAGGTGGCCAAGGAGCCGAGTTATATAGATTTCTATCTGCGTAAAGAATTGCCCATGAGTGATTTTCCGCGTTGCCTGCCGAAGCGGCAAAGGGAGGATCTGTGA
- a CDS encoding DUF3131 domain-containing protein produces the protein MLTSLRTILFVILLIFVVSISHAAFDGVGQLVSSPTFAEAVALYKNGKYDPSALLLDDLARNLRGISPEVSGLVFVMASRAAENAGNARAYESWGMATARFARAGMSWQQVRSTLDQQLEMARLGASGPAAVGTGQSPGFAGPAVNLPPEAGRLATAWKLFGLKHYQRPAPGLRREMTADQIWNELDDGVEAPVTVIPYSEGVWGQPQSSAKLNEQNFGAIPIPRPVLNQTSVLPSHLKEVPHDHSGAAAAASYAASTQQKKPAVSEQYMRAARIAWKYFQRNYQPATGLYNGLDLYAVTTVWEIGTSLAALNAAHALEIITDAEFKQRAGLMLQTLSSMDLYNNELPNKLYFADSARMVGEDQKPTSSGIGWNGPDIGRLLLWLKKTADLHPEFKPICDKIFQRMRTERLVKDGGIFSMSVYLNKEQLQPEAGFGLPSYAAESCKFWNLDAWKTRDYRPQLGFKNVYGINVPFNKSGPAISSTPFALMLMELGRSGSEQDRLIRTIYEVQAARFKKTAKLTAADTGRIDRSPWVAQSAIITSGGKSEWQCISPYADTSLPLFWVSTATAFCWDALFNNAYTRKLVQELFPLHDIEKGFMAGKYDTGQINKAITLETNGLILESAMYRRNQ, from the coding sequence ATGCTTACGTCTTTGCGTACAATTCTTTTCGTAATTCTGCTGATCTTTGTCGTGTCCATAAGCCATGCGGCTTTTGATGGGGTGGGACAGCTGGTTTCCAGCCCCACTTTCGCCGAGGCAGTGGCTCTTTACAAGAACGGAAAATATGATCCTTCGGCCTTGTTGCTGGATGATTTGGCCCGCAATCTGCGCGGTATTTCTCCGGAAGTAAGTGGGTTGGTATTTGTCATGGCTTCGCGTGCGGCGGAAAATGCCGGAAATGCAAGGGCCTATGAATCATGGGGGATGGCAACAGCCCGTTTCGCCCGCGCAGGCATGAGTTGGCAGCAGGTTCGTTCAACCCTTGATCAGCAGCTTGAAATGGCCCGGCTCGGTGCTTCCGGCCCTGCGGCAGTGGGAACAGGGCAGTCGCCGGGATTTGCCGGTCCGGCAGTTAATCTGCCCCCGGAAGCAGGGAGACTGGCAACAGCTTGGAAGTTGTTCGGGCTGAAACATTACCAGCGACCCGCACCGGGATTGCGTCGGGAAATGACTGCCGACCAAATCTGGAATGAACTGGACGATGGGGTTGAAGCTCCGGTTACGGTAATTCCTTATTCCGAAGGCGTCTGGGGACAGCCGCAAAGTTCCGCGAAACTCAATGAGCAGAATTTCGGAGCGATACCTATTCCGCGTCCTGTGCTTAATCAGACTTCTGTGCTGCCCTCACATTTGAAAGAGGTTCCTCACGATCACAGCGGGGCGGCAGCTGCGGCATCTTACGCTGCATCCACACAGCAGAAAAAGCCCGCAGTCAGCGAGCAATACATGCGTGCTGCGCGCATTGCATGGAAATATTTTCAGCGCAATTATCAGCCTGCCACCGGGCTTTACAACGGACTTGATCTTTATGCGGTGACCACGGTCTGGGAGATTGGAACCTCTCTTGCCGCGCTTAACGCGGCTCACGCTCTGGAAATCATCACTGATGCTGAGTTTAAACAGCGGGCCGGACTTATGCTTCAGACCTTGTCTTCCATGGACCTTTACAACAACGAACTGCCCAACAAGCTTTATTTCGCGGATTCCGCACGCATGGTCGGGGAGGATCAGAAACCCACCTCCAGCGGAATCGGCTGGAACGGTCCGGACATCGGACGTCTGCTGCTCTGGCTTAAAAAGACCGCCGATCTGCACCCGGAATTTAAGCCCATTTGCGATAAAATTTTCCAGCGCATGCGCACGGAACGGCTGGTCAAGGACGGTGGGATTTTCAGCATGTCCGTTTATCTGAACAAGGAACAGCTTCAGCCGGAAGCGGGATTCGGCCTTCCTTCATACGCTGCCGAATCCTGTAAATTCTGGAATCTTGATGCGTGGAAAACGCGTGATTACCGTCCGCAACTCGGCTTCAAAAATGTCTACGGGATCAATGTCCCGTTCAATAAATCCGGTCCGGCCATATCGTCCACGCCTTTTGCATTGATGCTTATGGAATTGGGTCGATCCGGCAGTGAGCAGGATAGACTTATCCGCACTATTTACGAAGTTCAGGCTGCACGCTTCAAGAAAACCGCAAAGCTTACTGCAGCCGATACCGGACGAATTGACCGCAGCCCGTGGGTGGCTCAAAGTGCTATTATTACCAGTGGAGGCAAATCCGAGTGGCAATGCATCAGCCCTTATGCCGATACCTCCTTGCCGTTGTTCTGGGTTTCCACGGCAACAGCATTCTGCTGGGACGCCCTGTTTAACAATGCCTACACCCGCAAACTTGTGCAGGAGCTTTTTCCCCTGCACGATATTGAAAAAGGATTCATGGCCGGAAAGTATGATACCGGACAAATCAATAAAGCGATTACTCTTGAAACAAACGGTTTAATCTTGGAATCCGCCATGTATAGGAGGAATCAATGA